From Deinococcus humi, the proteins below share one genomic window:
- the lnt gene encoding apolipoprotein N-acyltransferase yields the protein MAFWSPFCPHRWAGSRHFPWPGCSGPRPRPGRAFRLTFAFALGFFGTLLLWLPGSLTPLFGPGVAALYPVLVAGLAVMWAATAALTRRIMGPATLWALPFAWVLLDTARSLGPFGFTWGSLGYAFASTPLVQLADLGGVSLVGLLVALTGAALADRRPRVLLGVAALLSLGMVYGLTRPPDLPTTERALLVQGNVDPRAKVQGRTGDELERYLALIRAGLATGPAGLVVWPETAAPAAPTFPAVARALTALKVPLLLGAPTEDGGYRNSVYAFEQGQVTGRQDKVRLVPFGEFFPGRVMFDGAYRAVFRALGLPPLTGAVPGRALTPLPVGDTWVGTLICYESTFPAFARAQVRQGAQVLAVVSNDAWFGPSVGAEQHFQMGRVRAIEPRRWLLRAGNDGVTAVVAPSGQVTARLPRGSRRCCPHPSQRPEPGHRTSSGASGPRR from the coding sequence TTGGCCTTTTGGTCGCCTTTCTGCCCTCACCGCTGGGCTGGCTCGCGCCATTTCCCCTGGCCTGGCTGTTCCGGGCCGCGGCCCAGGCCGGGCCGGGCCTTCCGCCTGACCTTCGCTTTCGCTCTGGGATTTTTCGGAACGCTGCTGCTGTGGCTGCCCGGCAGCTTGACGCCCCTGTTCGGACCGGGTGTGGCGGCGCTGTACCCCGTTCTGGTGGCGGGGCTGGCCGTGATGTGGGCCGCAACGGCCGCCCTCACGCGCCGCATCATGGGACCAGCCACCCTCTGGGCCCTGCCCTTCGCGTGGGTCCTGCTGGACACGGCGCGGAGTCTGGGGCCGTTCGGATTCACCTGGGGCAGCCTGGGGTACGCCTTCGCGTCCACCCCGCTCGTGCAGCTCGCGGACCTGGGCGGCGTGTCGCTGGTGGGATTGCTCGTCGCGCTGACGGGGGCGGCCCTCGCCGACCGTCGCCCACGGGTCCTGCTGGGTGTGGCGGCGCTGCTGTCCCTGGGGATGGTGTACGGCCTCACCCGGCCACCGGACCTGCCCACCACCGAGCGGGCCCTCCTGGTTCAAGGCAACGTCGATCCGCGGGCCAAGGTCCAGGGACGTACGGGGGATGAACTGGAACGCTACCTGGCGCTGATCCGGGCGGGTCTGGCCACGGGTCCGGCAGGGCTGGTGGTGTGGCCCGAGACGGCTGCCCCGGCCGCCCCCACCTTCCCAGCGGTGGCCCGCGCGCTGACGGCGCTGAAGGTGCCGCTCCTGCTGGGCGCCCCGACCGAGGATGGTGGGTACCGCAACAGCGTGTATGCCTTTGAGCAAGGCCAGGTGACCGGCCGGCAGGACAAGGTGCGGCTGGTTCCATTTGGGGAGTTCTTCCCAGGCCGGGTGATGTTTGACGGCGCCTACCGGGCGGTGTTCCGCGCGCTGGGCCTGCCCCCATTGACGGGCGCCGTGCCCGGCCGCGCCCTGACACCGCTGCCCGTTGGTGACACCTGGGTGGGGACACTGATCTGCTACGAGTCGACCTTCCCAGCCTTCGCGCGCGCCCAGGTGAGGCAGGGCGCGCAGGTCCTGGCCGTGGTGTCGAACGACGCCTGGTTCGGGCCGTCCGTGGGCGCCGAGCAACACTTCCAGATGGGGCGGGTGCGGGCCATCGAGCCCCGGCGCTGGCTCCTGCGGGCGGGCAACGACGGGGTCACGGCGGTGGTCGCGCCCTCCGGACAGGTCACGGCCCGGCTACCGCGGGGGTCGCGGCGGTGCTGTCCGCATCCTTCGCAAAGGCCGGAACCTGGACACCGTACGTCCAGTGGGGCGAGTGGACCACGGCGCTGA
- a CDS encoding M23 family metallopeptidase, protein MRRWSILMLVALALPGGSEAATVQVRSGDTLSVLALRHKTSVSALLNANPGIRPRELRIGQVLQLPSPPIRSRGGITVRSASTGGPAALPLQGRLTTPFSAAHGGLDLAAPRGTPIRSVMAGTVREAAFDVRNGWGWTVVIDHGGGYTTRYSHNSVNLVTPGQRVSAGQTIARVGSTGNSTGPHVDFRLAQAGRPVNPELLF, encoded by the coding sequence ATGAGGCGATGGTCCATATTGATGCTGGTGGCGCTCGCGCTGCCGGGTGGGAGCGAGGCTGCCACCGTTCAGGTGCGCTCAGGCGACACCTTATCTGTGCTGGCCCTGCGCCACAAAACCAGCGTGAGCGCCCTGCTGAACGCCAATCCGGGCATCCGGCCCAGGGAACTGAGGATCGGGCAGGTGCTGCAACTCCCCAGTCCACCGATCCGGTCCCGCGGTGGGATCACCGTGCGGTCCGCCTCCACGGGTGGGCCGGCGGCGCTGCCCCTTCAGGGCCGGTTAACCACGCCCTTTAGTGCGGCTCACGGCGGTCTGGATCTGGCCGCCCCTCGCGGCACGCCGATCCGCTCGGTGATGGCGGGAACGGTCAGAGAAGCGGCCTTCGATGTTCGCAACGGTTGGGGCTGGACCGTGGTGATTGATCATGGTGGCGGGTACACGACGCGCTACAGCCACAACAGTGTCAACCTGGTGACTCCAGGACAGCGGGTGAGTGCTGGACAGACGATTGCCAGGGTGGGCAGCACTGGGAACAGCACGGGGCCACATGTGGATTTCCGCCTGGCCCAGGCGGGACGCCCCGTCAATCCCGAGCTCCTTTTTTAG
- a CDS encoding DUF3105 domain-containing protein encodes MNYFLPLLLLGLVACNNAPDTIEGVQTFAYEGGDHKEGRIEYKEALPVGGSHNPGWQNCGEYTQPLYNEYAVHSLEHGAVWITYQPDLPTAQLEALRQAAAGRTHMLLSPRTDQSAPIVLTAWNAQLELQQANDARLKTFIQKYEQGGSAPEIGASCSNAYNGTQ; translated from the coding sequence ATGAACTATTTCCTGCCACTGCTGCTGCTGGGCCTCGTGGCCTGCAACAACGCCCCTGACACCATCGAGGGCGTTCAGACCTTTGCCTACGAGGGCGGAGACCACAAGGAGGGGCGCATCGAGTACAAGGAAGCGTTGCCCGTGGGTGGCAGTCACAATCCCGGCTGGCAGAACTGCGGCGAGTACACCCAGCCGCTGTACAACGAGTATGCGGTTCATAGCCTGGAACACGGCGCGGTGTGGATCACCTACCAGCCTGACCTGCCCACAGCACAGCTCGAAGCCTTGAGGCAGGCCGCGGCAGGCCGCACCCACATGCTGCTGTCGCCCAGGACCGATCAGTCCGCGCCCATCGTCCTGACGGCCTGGAACGCCCAGCTCGAGCTCCAGCAAGCGAACGATGCCCGCCTCAAGACGTTCATTCAGAAGTATGAGCAGGGGGGGAGCGCCCCGGAAATCGGCGCGTCGTGCAGCAACGCATACAACGGCACGCAGTGA
- a CDS encoding DUF305 domain-containing protein, translating to MRLSWPTLVGVSLLGLGVGGAITWAGTRPPAEGSPEVRFARDMSAHHAQAVDMSVTLLKRANDRAVRVLAQDVALTQQAQIGQMSGWLMAWNRPLSGLNAPMAGMNREAMGIASVSDVRQLEDLSPAVAESRYLVLMRKHHLGGVAMAKSALNTVRAEPVRAFAQRVVVSQTAEINAIDALLEQRALTPPADTPGTMDEMNHDQ from the coding sequence GTGAGGCTGAGCTGGCCCACGCTGGTGGGTGTGTCGCTCCTGGGGCTGGGCGTGGGCGGCGCCATCACCTGGGCCGGCACCCGTCCCCCGGCCGAGGGCAGCCCCGAAGTGCGCTTTGCCCGTGACATGAGCGCGCACCACGCCCAGGCGGTGGACATGAGCGTCACGCTGCTCAAGCGGGCCAACGACCGCGCCGTCCGCGTGCTGGCCCAGGACGTCGCCTTGACCCAGCAGGCCCAGATCGGTCAGATGAGCGGCTGGCTGATGGCCTGGAACCGCCCGCTGTCCGGGCTGAACGCGCCGATGGCCGGGATGAACCGGGAGGCAATGGGCATAGCGTCCGTCTCAGATGTGCGACAACTCGAGGACCTGTCCCCCGCCGTGGCCGAGAGCCGGTACCTGGTGTTGATGCGTAAACACCATCTGGGCGGCGTGGCCATGGCAAAGTCAGCCCTGAACACGGTCAGGGCGGAGCCGGTTCGCGCCTTTGCCCAGCGGGTGGTGGTCTCGCAGACCGCTGAAATCAATGCCATTGACGCCCTGCTCGAGCAGCGCGCGCTGACCCCCCCAGCCGATACACCTGGGACCATGGATGAGATGAACCATGATCAGTGA
- a CDS encoding SCO family protein produces MTQFSEPVGPSAPSRSWKQSLTLAVLVLCGLLGGVLAYSKLRNPANFFGTSYPPQLAAPPLSGIGEDGQALALSDFRGQTVAVFFGFLNCPNICPTTLAALERVRQALPVRQREQFATLLVSVDPKRDTVAKVREYVRFFSPSAHGMVIPQPQLTQAAASWGVGYQYTEVKGPLDYQVNHTTGIYLVDQFGMRRVVWDYTQLNELDRMVSDIRKVMR; encoded by the coding sequence ATGACCCAGTTTTCCGAGCCTGTCGGCCCCTCGGCTCCCTCACGTTCCTGGAAACAGTCATTGACCCTGGCCGTGCTGGTGCTCTGCGGCCTGCTTGGTGGCGTGCTGGCGTACAGTAAACTCCGCAATCCAGCGAACTTTTTTGGCACCTCTTATCCACCGCAACTGGCTGCCCCGCCCCTCTCTGGGATTGGAGAGGATGGACAGGCGCTGGCCCTGAGTGATTTCAGGGGACAGACGGTGGCTGTTTTCTTTGGCTTTCTCAACTGTCCGAATATTTGTCCCACCACGCTCGCCGCGCTGGAACGGGTCAGGCAGGCCCTGCCCGTCCGGCAGCGTGAACAGTTCGCCACCCTCCTGGTCTCGGTTGATCCCAAACGGGACACGGTGGCGAAGGTACGAGAGTATGTACGCTTTTTCAGCCCCTCAGCCCATGGCATGGTGATCCCTCAGCCCCAGCTCACCCAGGCGGCGGCCAGCTGGGGCGTGGGGTATCAATACACCGAAGTCAAGGGCCCACTGGATTACCAGGTGAATCACACCACGGGTATTTATCTCGTCGACCAGTTCGGCATGCGGCGTGTGGTCTGGGATTACACCCAACTCAACGAACTGGACCGGATGGTGTCCGATATCCGCAAGGTGATGCGGTGA
- a CDS encoding ArsR/SmtB family transcription factor — MRMPSQEDLCEVPCVHPEAVQEARSALPDSNCVERATAFLKLVGDPTRLRLLSALKTRELCVCDLAAVVGLSESAVSHQLRLLRAGRVVTFRKAGRIAYYRLLDHHVTVLIKSALEHAAE; from the coding sequence ATGAGAATGCCGTCTCAAGAAGACCTGTGTGAGGTGCCCTGTGTGCACCCAGAAGCGGTTCAAGAAGCGCGGAGCGCCCTGCCGGACTCGAACTGCGTTGAGCGTGCCACGGCTTTTCTGAAACTGGTGGGCGATCCCACGCGGCTGAGGCTTCTGAGCGCCCTCAAGACGCGCGAGCTGTGTGTGTGCGACCTCGCGGCGGTGGTAGGACTGAGCGAGAGTGCCGTGAGCCACCAATTGCGGCTGCTGCGGGCTGGACGGGTGGTGACCTTTCGCAAAGCTGGACGGATCGCGTATTACCGGCTGCTCGATCACCACGTGACGGTCCTGATCAAGAGTGCGCTGGAGCATGCGGCAGAGTAA
- a CDS encoding ZIP family metal transporter: MSTNVPNPAKTGTASSLWGLAILPVLLLGAVLAYLVATGGGLKGLSGLPVEQLNIGRITLPERGVITMQVVNDSPQTMTIPQVMVDDAFWNFTADPPGPIPRLGSTTITIPYPWVEGEAHSITLLSTLGATFTATIPVATLTPQLSGSLFARFGLVGLYVGLVPVLLGMLWYPWMRRLSGRAMNFILSLTVGLLVYLAIGTWLDAQEFAVGLPAFWQGTPAITLIAVLTVGVLLAISGKRNADEQPLGLSYRIATGIGLHNLGEGLAIGAAFAMGEGALGTFLILGFTLHNITEGIGIVAPLVKRNPGLKQFFLLALIAGGPAILGTWIGGFAFNPVLSTVFLAIGLGAIVQVVWEVGQLVVRNTARLGLPVAGWSNFGGFTAGVALMYFTAFMVKF, translated from the coding sequence GTGAGCACGAACGTTCCCAATCCTGCGAAAACCGGTACCGCCAGCAGCCTGTGGGGACTGGCCATCCTACCTGTATTGCTGCTCGGGGCTGTCCTTGCTTACCTTGTCGCAACTGGCGGCGGCCTGAAAGGATTGAGCGGCCTGCCTGTAGAACAGCTCAACATTGGCCGCATTACCCTTCCGGAGCGCGGCGTCATCACCATGCAGGTTGTGAACGACAGTCCGCAGACCATGACCATTCCGCAGGTGATGGTTGACGACGCGTTCTGGAACTTTACAGCCGATCCTCCTGGGCCCATCCCGCGGCTCGGCTCCACCACCATCACCATTCCATACCCGTGGGTCGAGGGCGAGGCGCATTCCATCACCCTGCTCAGCACTCTTGGCGCCACATTTACGGCCACTATCCCTGTCGCGACCTTGACACCGCAACTCAGCGGGAGCCTGTTCGCCCGCTTCGGGTTGGTGGGTCTGTACGTCGGTCTGGTGCCCGTGCTGCTGGGGATGCTGTGGTATCCGTGGATGCGCCGTCTGAGTGGCCGGGCCATGAACTTTATCCTCTCGCTGACGGTGGGCCTGCTGGTCTACCTTGCCATTGGGACCTGGCTGGACGCCCAGGAATTTGCGGTTGGCCTACCGGCCTTCTGGCAAGGGACCCCTGCGATTACGCTGATTGCCGTGCTGACTGTGGGTGTGCTGCTGGCCATCAGTGGCAAACGCAATGCCGACGAGCAACCGCTGGGCCTCTCCTACCGGATTGCGACTGGCATCGGCCTGCACAACCTCGGTGAGGGACTGGCCATCGGCGCAGCCTTTGCCATGGGCGAAGGCGCACTGGGCACCTTCTTGATCCTCGGATTTACCTTGCACAACATCACGGAAGGGATAGGCATTGTGGCCCCCTTGGTCAAGCGCAATCCGGGCCTGAAGCAATTTTTTCTGCTTGCCTTGATCGCGGGCGGCCCGGCCATCCTGGGCACCTGGATTGGGGGTTTTGCCTTCAATCCAGTGCTGTCGACCGTGTTTCTGGCGATTGGCCTTGGAGCTATCGTCCAGGTCGTTTGGGAAGTAGGTCAGTTGGTCGTTCGCAACACCGCGAGGTTGGGACTGCCAGTGGCAGGCTGGTCAAACTTCGGCGGCTTCACGGCAGGTGTAGCGCTGATGTACTTCACAGCATTTATGGTCAAATTCTGA
- a CDS encoding multicopper oxidase domain-containing protein, which translates to MSRWLQSLLSRRDVLRAGAGSAAALVGAQAVGQVPPAAAMDHTKMPPPATSPKGHGEHGGNLLVGTVDHVRNGFDPMQLLTDWDGGKVSRLPNGQTLRDYTITAQEKEIEIAPGVFFPAWTYNGRVPGPTLRCTEGDRLRITFFNHTSHPHTIHFHGVHAAEMDGVPGAGPGEIQPGASFVYEFDAEPFGCHLYHCHATSLKRHIHKGMYGAFIVDPRGGRPPAREFMMLQNAFDTNFDGANEIYAVNTVGFEFARRPIPVKKGELIRLYLINILEFDLINGFHLHANFFNYYDTGTTLEPTSRIVDTITQGQGQRGILEFRYRFTGQFMFHPHISEFTELGWMGLFNVVESANYAAALKDAGLDAAWDRRATQGSTVKGQGA; encoded by the coding sequence ATGAGCCGTTGGCTTCAGTCTTTGCTCTCGCGCCGGGACGTGCTGCGCGCGGGGGCAGGGAGCGCCGCGGCTTTGGTGGGTGCACAGGCGGTGGGCCAAGTGCCTCCCGCTGCCGCGATGGATCACACGAAGATGCCCCCTCCTGCCACATCCCCCAAAGGCCACGGCGAACACGGTGGCAACCTGCTGGTCGGCACGGTGGATCATGTCCGCAACGGCTTCGACCCCATGCAGCTGCTGACCGACTGGGACGGAGGCAAGGTCAGCCGACTTCCGAACGGCCAGACCCTGCGCGACTACACCATTACGGCACAGGAAAAAGAAATTGAGATTGCCCCCGGCGTGTTCTTTCCGGCCTGGACCTACAACGGGCGGGTACCCGGGCCGACCCTGCGCTGCACCGAAGGTGACCGGCTGCGCATCACCTTTTTCAACCACACTTCGCACCCGCACACCATTCACTTTCACGGCGTGCATGCTGCTGAGATGGACGGTGTGCCCGGTGCGGGTCCCGGTGAGATTCAACCCGGTGCGAGCTTTGTCTACGAGTTCGACGCCGAGCCGTTTGGCTGCCATCTCTACCACTGCCACGCCACCAGCCTCAAGCGCCACATTCACAAGGGCATGTACGGGGCTTTTATCGTCGATCCCAGAGGCGGACGGCCCCCCGCCCGCGAGTTCATGATGCTCCAGAACGCCTTCGATACCAATTTCGACGGAGCCAACGAGATTTACGCGGTGAACACCGTAGGCTTTGAGTTTGCGCGGCGGCCTATTCCGGTCAAGAAAGGTGAACTGATCCGCCTCTACCTGATCAATATTTTGGAATTCGACCTGATTAACGGTTTCCACCTGCATGCCAATTTTTTCAACTACTACGACACTGGTACGACTCTTGAGCCCACCAGCCGCATCGTGGACACCATCACGCAGGGTCAGGGCCAGCGCGGCATTCTGGAATTCCGCTATCGGTTTACAGGCCAGTTCATGTTTCACCCCCACATCAGCGAGTTCACAGAGTTGGGCTGGATGGGTCTTTTCAATGTCGTGGAAAGCGCCAATTACGCCGCCGCTTTGAAGGACGCAGGACTGGATGCTGCGTGGGATCGCCGCGCGACGCAGGGCAGTACTGTCAAGGGGCAGGGCGCGTGA
- a CDS encoding metal-dependent transcriptional regulator, producing the protein MTARPFSPAIEDYLKQLYLLGGSGTVNTQAIADALNVNPASVTGMLRRLTALGLVEHTAYKGATLTAAGQTVALEVLRHHRLLELYLYQALGYPLDEVHAEAERLEHVISERLEARLAAWLGEPSFDPHGDPIPALDGSVPVRHEVCLTDLPTGTAAQIVRVPGKTDLLKALMNRGLTPGVTVLLVSRDDALRTVTLQSLESGEHLILALSVAQHLRVGAPVSA; encoded by the coding sequence ATGACCGCTCGTCCCTTCTCACCCGCCATCGAGGACTATCTCAAACAGCTGTACCTGCTGGGGGGAAGCGGCACGGTCAACACCCAGGCCATCGCAGACGCACTGAACGTCAATCCCGCCAGCGTAACCGGCATGCTGCGCCGCTTAACTGCCCTCGGGCTGGTGGAGCATACGGCCTACAAAGGCGCGACGCTGACCGCTGCGGGCCAGACCGTGGCCCTGGAAGTTCTGCGTCACCACCGCTTGCTTGAACTCTACCTGTACCAGGCGCTGGGGTATCCCCTGGACGAAGTTCATGCTGAAGCCGAGCGCTTAGAGCACGTCATCAGCGAAAGGTTGGAAGCGCGTCTGGCGGCCTGGTTGGGTGAGCCCAGCTTCGACCCGCATGGAGATCCCATCCCAGCGCTGGACGGTTCTGTGCCGGTGCGGCACGAAGTCTGTTTAACAGATTTGCCGACCGGGACGGCCGCGCAGATCGTGCGGGTGCCGGGGAAGACCGATCTCCTCAAGGCCCTGATGAATCGGGGCCTCACGCCCGGAGTCACCGTCTTGCTGGTCTCGCGCGATGACGCGCTCAGGACGGTGACCCTCCAGTCCCTCGAGAGTGGAGAACACCTGATTCTCGCCTTGTCCGTCGCCCAACACCTGCGGGTCGGCGCGCCGGTGTCTGCGTGA
- a CDS encoding Nramp family divalent metal transporter — MRSVPTPTNLDERLNAEAVAILTNKSKRRGLARLTPFLGPAFIASVAYMDPGNFATNIQGGAQFGYLLLWVILGASLMAMLIQNLSANLGIATGKNLPEMIRERWPRLAWPYWVQAELVAMATDLAEFLGASLAFQLLFGIPLLWGAVLTAIVTFSLLTLQKRGFRPIEIAITGFVFVIAVAYLVQIVLSRPSLSALGGFIPRFEGPDSLYLAVGIIGATVMPHVIYLHSALTQNRIPATTQAEKRQVARMSRTDIFVAMGLAALINLSMLAAAAAAFYTTGNSDVADLTVAYRTLTPLLGGAAAIAFALALLASGLSSSTVGTMAGQVVMQGFVRFSIPVWLRRTITMLPAFAVILMGLDPTSTLILSQVVLSFGIPFALVPLLVFTGRREVMGELTSSRTVQVLGWLIAALIIGLNAYLLIQTFAGG, encoded by the coding sequence GTGAGGAGCGTCCCCACCCCAACCAATCTCGATGAGCGGCTCAACGCGGAAGCGGTGGCCATCTTGACCAACAAGTCCAAACGGCGCGGCCTCGCGCGGCTCACGCCCTTCTTGGGCCCCGCGTTTATTGCGTCCGTCGCGTACATGGATCCTGGCAATTTTGCCACCAACATTCAAGGCGGCGCGCAGTTCGGTTACCTGCTGTTGTGGGTCATCTTGGGGGCCAGCCTGATGGCCATGTTGATTCAAAACCTTAGTGCCAATCTGGGCATCGCCACTGGGAAAAACCTGCCAGAGATGATCCGCGAGCGCTGGCCCCGGTTGGCCTGGCCCTACTGGGTGCAGGCCGAGCTCGTGGCGATGGCCACCGATCTCGCCGAATTTCTGGGCGCATCGCTGGCCTTTCAACTGCTCTTCGGCATTCCACTGCTCTGGGGCGCCGTGCTCACCGCCATCGTCACCTTCAGCCTGCTGACACTTCAGAAACGCGGGTTCCGTCCCATTGAGATCGCTATTACGGGGTTTGTGTTCGTGATTGCGGTGGCCTATCTCGTCCAGATTGTGCTGAGCCGTCCCAGCCTGAGTGCCCTAGGCGGCTTCATCCCCCGGTTTGAGGGGCCGGACAGCCTGTACCTGGCTGTGGGGATCATTGGCGCGACCGTGATGCCGCACGTAATCTACCTGCACAGCGCCCTGACACAGAACCGCATTCCAGCCACGACACAGGCCGAAAAACGGCAGGTGGCCCGGATGTCGCGCACCGACATTTTTGTGGCCATGGGCTTGGCGGCACTGATCAACCTGAGCATGCTGGCTGCTGCCGCCGCGGCCTTCTATACGACGGGCAATTCGGACGTGGCCGACCTGACGGTGGCCTACCGGACCTTGACACCGCTGCTTGGCGGCGCGGCGGCCATTGCGTTTGCGCTGGCGCTGCTGGCTTCAGGGTTGTCCAGCAGCACCGTGGGCACCATGGCAGGTCAAGTGGTCATGCAGGGCTTCGTGCGCTTCAGCATCCCGGTGTGGCTGCGGCGCACCATCACGATGCTTCCCGCGTTCGCCGTGATTTTGATGGGTCTCGATCCGACCAGTACGCTGATCCTGTCGCAGGTGGTCCTCAGCTTCGGCATTCCCTTCGCGCTGGTGCCGCTCCTGGTCTTCACGGGACGCCGCGAAGTCATGGGCGAACTGACCAGCAGCCGCACCGTGCAGGTCTTGGGCTGGCTGATTGCCGCCCTGATCATTGGTTTGAACGCCTACCTGCTCATCCAGACCTTTGCGGGAGGATGA
- a CDS encoding MerR family DNA-binding protein yields MTPQPAPLPIGHLATETSERVKTLRYWTDLGLLQHDRKASGHRLYPADSAERVQFIRSAQHVGLTLGEIARILGLRAEGHKPCAEVRDELQGHLRAVRQQLAQLQALEAELAGRLAYAHAHPDPECETAGCVYLNLPAP; encoded by the coding sequence GTGACCCCTCAGCCCGCTCCGCTCCCTATCGGACACCTGGCCACCGAGACCAGTGAACGGGTCAAGACCTTGCGCTACTGGACCGACCTCGGCCTCCTCCAACATGACCGCAAAGCCAGCGGCCACCGGCTGTATCCCGCCGATAGTGCCGAGCGCGTGCAGTTCATCCGTTCCGCCCAGCACGTCGGCTTGACCCTCGGCGAGATCGCCCGCATCCTTGGCCTCCGTGCGGAGGGTCACAAGCCCTGCGCGGAGGTCCGTGACGAATTGCAGGGGCATCTCCGGGCCGTCCGCCAGCAGCTGGCACAGCTTCAGGCGTTGGAAGCCGAACTCGCCGGGCGGCTGGCCTACGCCCACGCTCATCCCGATCCCGAGTGTGAAACCGCAGGCTGCGTGTACCTGAACCTGCCTGCCCCTTGA
- a CDS encoding putative iron-sulfur cluster-binding metallochaperone yields MEDPCCVPNAQGQDVTSCPVSGTRGKGVPLITLKALLTPPALARLAPEDAFRFCPDPTCDVVYFSPTQTYRRTDLKVPVFQKEQVPEVPVCYCFAHTRADLSQVAASDTGQALEASIRGHIRAGRCGCEVNNPQGSCCLGNVVTVLRSLGSQEQA; encoded by the coding sequence ATGGAAGACCCCTGCTGCGTCCCCAACGCCCAGGGGCAGGACGTCACGTCCTGCCCGGTCAGTGGCACCCGCGGAAAGGGCGTGCCGCTGATCACCCTCAAGGCCCTCCTGACCCCACCCGCACTGGCCCGGCTGGCGCCAGAGGACGCCTTCCGGTTCTGCCCGGACCCCACCTGCGATGTGGTGTACTTCAGTCCCACCCAGACCTACCGCAGGACGGACCTCAAGGTGCCGGTCTTCCAGAAGGAGCAGGTCCCTGAAGTGCCCGTCTGCTACTGCTTTGCACACACCCGTGCCGACCTCAGCCAGGTGGCCGCCTCAGACACAGGCCAGGCCCTGGAAGCGTCCATTCGCGGACATATCCGGGCTGGACGCTGCGGTTGTGAGGTCAACAACCCGCAGGGCAGTTGCTGCCTGGGAAACGTCGTGACCGTGCTGCGGTCCCTCGGCAGCCAGGAGCAGGCATGA